From a region of the Hymenobacter jejuensis genome:
- a CDS encoding sensor histidine kinase, which translates to MSEANDEPLPPLDLRLTQESLDDLYDHAPCGYCSCLPDGTLVKLNQTLLTWLGYTRHELVARQSLQQLLTVGGRLHYESYAAPLLLLQGQVRELSYSLRRKDGSGLPVLLNASLLRDFDGLPLVVRVTLFDITERRKYEQELLRAKAEAEAQREQLALVNEQLVAKNEQLLRLNADLDNFVYTASHDLKQPINNMAGLFEELKRTATFHDPTAANMVGMFEQALQQILGTIAGLTEVVQQQRQIEHLPVEAEDLQAFTEEIIRSLQSSTEHEPAEFTLDFAAAPRLRMARPALHSLLYNLLSNALKYTVPGRQPHIRISTEWANGEILLRVQDNGRGIDLQRHGQELFQMFRRFHHDVAGSGMGLYLVQRLVHQAGGRIQVESTVGQGTTFRVFLPQ; encoded by the coding sequence ATGAGCGAAGCCAACGATGAGCCATTGCCCCCGCTGGACCTGCGCTTAACCCAGGAGAGTCTGGATGATCTTTACGACCATGCCCCCTGCGGCTACTGCTCCTGCCTGCCCGATGGCACTTTGGTCAAGCTCAACCAAACTTTGCTTACTTGGCTGGGCTACACGCGCCACGAACTGGTAGCCCGCCAGAGCCTACAACAGCTCCTGACCGTGGGCGGACGCTTGCATTACGAGTCCTACGCGGCGCCGCTGCTGCTGCTGCAAGGCCAGGTCCGGGAGCTTAGCTACTCGCTGCGCCGCAAAGATGGCTCTGGCCTACCGGTGCTGTTGAATGCCTCGCTGCTGCGCGATTTTGACGGCCTGCCGCTGGTCGTGCGCGTAACGCTGTTCGACATCACCGAGCGCCGCAAATACGAGCAGGAATTGCTACGGGCCAAAGCCGAAGCCGAAGCCCAACGCGAGCAGCTGGCGTTGGTCAATGAGCAGTTGGTAGCCAAAAACGAGCAGCTTCTCCGCCTCAACGCCGACCTCGACAACTTCGTGTACACGGCCTCCCACGATCTGAAACAGCCCATCAACAACATGGCGGGCTTGTTTGAAGAACTCAAGCGCACGGCTACCTTCCACGACCCCACGGCCGCCAACATGGTGGGAATGTTTGAGCAGGCGTTGCAGCAGATCCTGGGCACCATTGCGGGGCTGACCGAAGTGGTACAGCAGCAGCGGCAGATCGAACATCTGCCCGTAGAAGCAGAAGATTTACAAGCGTTTACGGAAGAAATTATTCGCAGCCTCCAGTCTTCGACCGAGCACGAGCCAGCCGAGTTTACGCTGGATTTTGCTGCGGCGCCTAGGCTGCGTATGGCCCGCCCTGCCCTGCACAGCCTGCTCTACAACCTGCTCAGCAACGCCTTGAAATACACCGTGCCCGGCCGTCAGCCTCACATTCGGATCAGCACAGAATGGGCCAATGGAGAGATCCTGCTCCGCGTGCAGGACAACGGCCGGGGCATCGATTTGCAGCGCCACGGCCAGGAACTGTTTCAGATGTTTCGCCGCTTTCATCACGATGTGGCGGGCTCGGGCATGGGGCTGTACTTGGTGCAACGCCTAGTGCACCAAGCCGGCGGACGCATACAGGTCGAAAGTACGGTTGGGCAAGGCACGACGTTTCGTGTTTTTCTGCCTCAATAG
- a CDS encoding TonB-dependent receptor has product MPQNLRFLTAVLIAGQPLLKSAQAQAVPSPPDTTRATSIELREVVVAASRVEESILQSPVTVEKLNARALRLTPAPSFFDAIENVKGVQVITPSLGFKVINARGFANTTNVRFAQLVDGMDNQAPHIGGPIGNALGPSDLDINTVEIVPGTAAALYGLNAINGLANFTTRNPFVSEGLSVQQKTGVNHLRDAHTSAHLYSETSVRFAKVLTPKLAFKINGTYTRGYDWIASDQTDINPRGNATTNLFGTDNPARDPVSSYGNESSDRSTLVLGGKNYSVARTGYQEQDVVDYQLQNVKADAALHYKLNARTELAYTYRLAVLDNVYQRSNRFRLQDYRLQQHGLSLSSPVVQLRAYLTRENTGQSYNLRSMAENLDRGFKPDALWNRDYTAAWNQAVGNGQTVAQAHTTARAAADAGRLQPGTPAFDQKLRELQDINNWDVGAALRVKADLAHAEGQVNIAEALRRNRPSSWPAFLDLMAGADHRTYIVVPDGNYFINPEKNRDPYSNLTYSKTGGFLQTGARVFGQKLRLTATLRADKNDYFSLRFNPRLTGVYSPSQRHNFRVSYQSGYRFPSLFEGFSNVNSGQVKRIGGLRVMSDGVFENSYLRTSIDAFTAAVSVYQNANTPPNATPAQQQTVRAQAIETNKKLLVKNPYTYLRPEYIRSLELGYKAALLPGGRLLLDVDFYYNTYRDFIAQVEAYVPKTLNPDSAAIYLNSKSTQNRYRLWTNSQTKVYNYGGSLGVRYELPSGYLAGANATYARLDRTESGDGLEDGFNTPRWAYNLSLANEKAFRSFGFGLNYRWQARYYSQTFLVNGDVPAYSSLDAQLTYTASAANLRFKLGATNLLNRYYQTYLGGPSVGGLYYLAVTFQGPKG; this is encoded by the coding sequence GTGCCACAAAACTTACGCTTTCTAACAGCCGTCCTCATTGCCGGGCAGCCTTTGCTAAAAAGTGCACAGGCTCAGGCTGTCCCCTCCCCTCCCGACACAACGCGCGCGACCAGCATCGAACTGCGCGAGGTGGTGGTTGCGGCTTCCCGAGTGGAAGAAAGCATCTTGCAATCGCCGGTGACGGTGGAAAAGCTCAACGCGCGGGCGCTGCGCCTGACGCCTGCGCCGTCGTTTTTCGACGCCATCGAAAACGTGAAGGGCGTGCAGGTGATTACGCCCAGCTTGGGGTTCAAAGTCATCAACGCCCGGGGCTTCGCCAATACCACCAACGTGCGCTTTGCCCAACTCGTGGACGGCATGGATAACCAGGCGCCCCACATCGGCGGCCCCATTGGCAATGCGTTGGGGCCCAGCGACTTGGATATCAACACGGTAGAAATTGTGCCGGGCACCGCGGCGGCGCTTTACGGCCTCAATGCCATCAACGGACTAGCCAATTTTACGACGCGCAATCCGTTTGTGTCCGAGGGCCTGAGCGTGCAGCAGAAAACCGGCGTCAACCACCTCCGCGACGCGCATACGTCGGCACACCTGTATTCCGAAACCAGTGTGCGGTTTGCCAAAGTGCTCACGCCCAAGCTGGCATTTAAAATTAACGGCACGTACACCCGCGGCTACGACTGGATTGCCAGCGACCAAACGGACATCAACCCGCGCGGCAACGCGACCACCAACCTGTTCGGCACCGACAACCCCGCCCGCGACCCGGTCAGCAGCTACGGCAACGAATCGTCGGATCGCAGCACGCTGGTGTTGGGCGGCAAAAATTACTCAGTAGCCCGCACCGGCTACCAAGAGCAGGATGTTGTTGATTATCAGCTACAAAATGTAAAGGCCGATGCCGCGCTGCACTACAAGCTGAACGCCCGCACCGAGCTGGCTTATACCTACCGCCTGGCCGTGCTCGACAATGTGTACCAGCGCTCCAACCGCTTTCGGTTGCAGGATTACCGCTTGCAGCAGCACGGGTTGTCGCTTAGCAGTCCGGTGGTACAACTGCGAGCGTACCTGACGCGCGAAAACACCGGCCAAAGCTATAACCTGCGTTCGATGGCCGAAAACCTGGACCGCGGTTTTAAGCCCGACGCCCTCTGGAACCGCGATTATACCGCCGCCTGGAACCAAGCCGTTGGCAATGGCCAGACGGTAGCCCAGGCTCACACCACAGCCCGCGCCGCCGCCGATGCCGGGCGCTTGCAGCCGGGCACGCCCGCATTCGACCAAAAGCTGCGCGAGCTACAAGACATCAATAACTGGGACGTTGGGGCGGCCCTGCGGGTGAAAGCAGATTTGGCGCATGCCGAAGGCCAAGTGAACATTGCCGAAGCGCTGCGCCGCAACCGCCCTTCCTCCTGGCCTGCGTTCCTTGATTTGATGGCCGGCGCCGATCACCGCACGTACATCGTGGTGCCCGACGGAAATTACTTCATCAATCCGGAGAAAAACCGCGACCCGTACAGCAACCTTACCTACAGCAAAACCGGCGGTTTCCTGCAAACCGGCGCACGCGTATTTGGGCAGAAGCTCCGCCTTACGGCCACCCTGCGCGCCGACAAAAACGACTATTTCAGCCTGCGCTTCAACCCCAGGCTGACCGGCGTGTATTCGCCTTCGCAACGACACAACTTCCGGGTAAGCTACCAGAGCGGCTACCGCTTTCCGAGCTTGTTTGAAGGGTTTTCAAACGTCAACAGCGGGCAGGTCAAGCGCATTGGCGGGCTGCGGGTGATGTCGGATGGCGTCTTTGAAAACAGCTATTTGCGCACCAGTATCGATGCGTTCACGGCTGCCGTTTCGGTTTATCAGAATGCCAATACGCCCCCAAACGCTACCCCGGCGCAGCAACAAACAGTGCGGGCGCAGGCCATCGAAACCAACAAGAAGCTGCTGGTAAAAAACCCGTACACCTACCTGCGGCCCGAGTACATTCGGTCGCTGGAGCTCGGCTACAAGGCAGCACTGCTGCCCGGCGGCCGGCTGCTCCTGGACGTCGATTTTTACTACAACACCTACCGCGACTTCATTGCCCAAGTCGAGGCCTACGTGCCCAAAACTCTCAACCCCGATTCGGCCGCGATTTACCTAAACAGCAAAAGCACGCAGAACCGCTACCGGCTCTGGACCAATTCCCAGACCAAGGTGTACAACTACGGCGGCTCGCTGGGCGTGCGCTATGAGCTGCCCAGCGGCTATTTGGCCGGGGCCAACGCCACCTACGCCCGCCTCGACCGCACCGAATCGGGCGACGGACTGGAAGATGGGTTCAACACGCCGCGCTGGGCCTACAACCTGAGCTTGGCCAATGAAAAAGCTTTCCGCAGCTTCGGATTTGGGCTGAATTACCGTTGGCAGGCGCGCTACTATTCCCAAACTTTCCTCGTCAACGGCGACGTGCCGGCCTACAGCTCCCTCGATGCGCAGCTCACGTACACGGCGTCGGCAGCGAACCTGCGGTTTAAGCTGGGCGCCACCAACCTTCTCAATCGCTATTACCAAACCTACCTCGGCGGCCCCAGTGTGGGGGGCTTGTATTACCTGGCCGTTACGTTTCAAGGTCCTAAGGGCTGA
- a CDS encoding fasciclin domain-containing protein, whose product MKAKGTDNGMGMSNTSMGKAKGVMVGGALMTPDKDIVDNAVGSNDHTTLVAAVKAAGLVETLKGAGPFTVFAPTNAAFDKLPAGTVATLVKPENKQTLTSILTYHVVPGRLTAAELKNGQVLTTVNGEKLTVMKKGNSVMLKDAKGGMSTVTIPNVISSNGVTHVIDTVLMP is encoded by the coding sequence ATGAAAGCCAAAGGCACTGACAATGGCATGGGCATGAGCAATACCAGCATGGGCAAGGCCAAAGGCGTCATGGTAGGCGGCGCCCTGATGACCCCCGACAAAGACATCGTCGACAACGCCGTTGGGTCCAACGACCACACGACACTAGTAGCCGCTGTGAAAGCTGCCGGTTTGGTGGAAACCCTGAAAGGCGCTGGTCCTTTCACCGTATTTGCACCTACCAATGCCGCCTTCGACAAACTTCCAGCCGGCACGGTGGCCACGTTGGTGAAGCCTGAGAACAAGCAAACCCTCACGTCCATCCTGACTTACCACGTAGTGCCCGGCCGCCTGACTGCTGCCGAACTTAAAAATGGCCAAGTTTTGACCACGGTAAACGGTGAGAAACTGACCGTTATGAAAAAAGGCAACTCGGTAATGCTGAAAGATGCCAAAGGCGGCATGTCGACGGTTACCATACCAAACGTAATCTCCAGCAACGGCGTAACCCACGTGATTGACACAGTATTGATGCCTTAA
- a CDS encoding T9SS type A sorting domain-containing protein, translating into MQHLQVSLTPLRSFASGKWILVLMLWLGFLGNSPQAWAQCSNCTQLITGDNNGTQGARRNFAIGKGDVFCISSGVTYTGQLTVNSTGTGATPRICISSGGFNGSLVLNGPVIIDNNTSFVLPASSSVTFPTGSSFTNNVGATASFNNVSFGSQTTLTNSSTITSSGTFSSSGTITNNYIIKSAGSFTNSGTLANLYLIIANSGFTNSGTITGVVASDNANTGRFVVKGASSNSGNFGVGASGGRLDFCDAEPGAGGGFNSQTGPAVGSGVSFCKGTLPVELVGFTAKAKGNEVALNWSTASEKNNAKFVVERSANAADFEAVLEVAGRGNSQNTSVYAATDQHPLAGTSYYRLRQVDRDGAATYSSVVSVNAAGKATALRLYPNPATDHLTLDLRNVPAERCAVQVLSLTGRVLQTAQVAGGSTPELSLSNLPSGTYLLRVRGSSFTLAQRVVKL; encoded by the coding sequence ATGCAACATTTACAGGTTTCTCTAACACCCTTGCGCTCGTTCGCAAGCGGAAAATGGATTTTAGTGCTGATGCTCTGGCTAGGCTTTTTGGGAAACTCACCACAAGCATGGGCACAATGTAGTAACTGCACTCAGTTAATCACTGGCGATAATAATGGCACACAGGGAGCCAGGAGGAATTTTGCAATAGGTAAAGGCGACGTATTTTGCATCAGCAGTGGAGTTACGTACACTGGCCAGCTGACAGTTAACAGTACAGGAACAGGTGCCACTCCTAGAATCTGTATTAGCTCAGGCGGTTTTAACGGCAGCCTTGTTTTAAATGGCCCGGTAATCATTGACAACAATACCTCTTTCGTTCTCCCCGCAAGCTCTTCCGTTACTTTCCCTACTGGCAGTTCATTTACCAACAATGTTGGTGCTACCGCTTCTTTTAATAACGTTTCCTTCGGCAGTCAAACTACATTAACAAATTCCAGCACCATTACTAGTTCCGGGACTTTCTCCAGCAGTGGAACAATCACCAACAACTACATCATCAAATCCGCTGGTAGCTTTACCAACAGCGGGACTTTAGCAAACCTGTACCTGATCATTGCCAACAGTGGATTCACTAACTCAGGTACCATTACAGGGGTTGTAGCTAGTGATAATGCTAACACAGGCCGTTTTGTAGTTAAGGGAGCTTCTAGTAATTCAGGCAATTTCGGAGTGGGAGCTTCCGGTGGCCGACTAGATTTTTGTGATGCCGAGCCCGGTGCCGGTGGAGGATTTAATTCACAAACTGGCCCTGCTGTAGGTTCTGGCGTATCCTTCTGCAAGGGAACCCTGCCCGTTGAGCTCGTTGGCTTTACGGCCAAAGCCAAAGGCAATGAAGTTGCCTTAAACTGGAGCACTGCCTCGGAAAAGAACAACGCAAAATTCGTGGTCGAGCGCAGCGCCAATGCCGCTGATTTCGAAGCGGTGCTGGAAGTGGCTGGCCGTGGCAATTCTCAAAACACCTCCGTTTATGCCGCTACCGACCAGCATCCGCTGGCTGGCACAAGCTACTACCGCCTCCGGCAAGTTGACCGCGATGGGGCGGCTACTTACTCGTCTGTGGTGAGCGTAAATGCCGCAGGTAAGGCGACGGCGCTCCGCTTGTACCCTAACCCTGCCACCGACCACCTGACATTGGATCTGCGCAACGTTCCCGCTGAGCGGTGCGCCGTGCAGGTACTCAGCCTGACCGGCCGTGTGTTGCAAACCGCCCAAGTAGCCGGGGGCAGCACACCCGAACTCAGCTTAAGTAACTTACCATCTGGAACTTATCTATTGCGCGTGCGCGGAAGCAGCTTCACGCTGGCACAGCGCGTTGTGAAGCTCTAA
- a CDS encoding T9SS type A sorting domain-containing protein, which produces MRAFLGYLPSSSPVANRKWLAALALSVGCFGEYSTAWAQSNSRTQNFEGSSSTGWGYTVSGSGDGGFTDALHVSGNYSFGVTNGTGNGTVSNTLTFDNVGFTDFTSGQTNKLTFRLAVLEAGNKGGLDQNGSVAVDVSTDGGATFTPTIIITGAQIPNGGSGQTFDYVPIITSIARPFPDVDLPRTYLVNNSQKPNSVGIYFATTVLQAKVRITLTANAKTSLLIDDVTISSAGPLPVELISFTARSRNEQVVLSWATASETNNARFVVERSHDGELFEAWREVAGHGTTQNRSNYTITDAQPLSGTGYYRLRQMDFDGTATYSPIVSVGAGAGLQALPTLKLYPNPAADFLTLDLRNIPAERCTVQVLSLTGRVLQTARVMSASSPKLDLSSLPAGTYLVRAYGSNFCLTQRVAKI; this is translated from the coding sequence ATGCGCGCCTTTCTCGGTTATCTGCCCTCTTCATCTCCCGTAGCCAATAGAAAATGGCTTGCCGCACTGGCCTTGTCGGTGGGCTGTTTTGGCGAATACTCCACAGCCTGGGCTCAATCTAACAGCCGAACGCAGAATTTTGAGGGGTCTTCCAGCACAGGCTGGGGATATACGGTAAGTGGCAGCGGCGACGGCGGCTTCACCGATGCACTGCACGTGAGTGGCAACTACTCCTTCGGGGTGACCAACGGCACGGGCAACGGCACGGTAAGCAATACGCTTACTTTCGACAACGTGGGCTTCACCGATTTTACCAGCGGCCAGACCAACAAGCTCACCTTCCGGCTGGCGGTTTTGGAAGCGGGCAATAAGGGCGGCCTTGACCAGAACGGCTCTGTGGCCGTGGACGTTAGCACCGACGGCGGCGCCACCTTCACACCCACTATTATTATTACGGGCGCCCAAATCCCAAACGGCGGCAGCGGCCAGACGTTTGATTATGTGCCCATCATCACGTCGATAGCAAGGCCATTTCCGGATGTAGATTTACCAAGGACTTATTTGGTTAACAACAGCCAGAAGCCCAACTCGGTCGGCATCTATTTTGCCACTACCGTTCTGCAGGCCAAAGTACGGATTACGCTTACGGCCAATGCCAAAACCAGCTTACTCATTGACGATGTGACCATTAGCAGTGCCGGGCCGCTGCCCGTCGAGCTGATCAGCTTTACGGCCCGGTCCCGCAACGAGCAAGTAGTGCTGAGCTGGGCCACGGCTTCCGAAACCAATAACGCCCGGTTTGTAGTCGAGCGCAGCCACGACGGCGAGTTGTTTGAGGCGTGGCGGGAAGTAGCCGGCCACGGCACCACGCAGAACCGCTCCAACTACACGATCACCGACGCGCAACCGCTTTCCGGCACCGGCTATTACCGGCTCCGGCAGATGGATTTCGATGGTACGGCTACGTATTCGCCCATTGTTAGCGTAGGAGCCGGCGCCGGGCTTCAGGCACTTCCTACGCTGAAGCTTTACCCTAATCCGGCGGCTGACTTCCTTACGCTTGATTTGCGCAACATCCCTGCCGAGCGCTGCACTGTGCAGGTGCTCAGCCTGACCGGCCGCGTGTTGCAAACCGCCCGAGTCATGAGCGCTAGCTCACCTAAGCTGGATCTGAGCAGCTTACCGGCCGGCACCTACTTGGTCCGCGCGTACGGAAGCAACTTTTGCTTAACGCAGCGCGTGGCAAAGATTTAG
- a CDS encoding universal stress protein has product MASLQVFNVLTDFSVTSANALQYAMVLAKHVKARINLIHVIPSAAERGVGSVWTMSTPAPTPAQATDMLQILARQVEQQVPCTYEVLYGAAAPSLPQLLEHTGNSVTVVGNAFPQKPTAATTSSSVALHLIRMVQQPLLVVPLTYSYRGLPRRVVLDTDRLPVRLPHSARLVPELLAQLVSNSEPMLLSEAPGDVDQLLSRLIPAVVGIHVYTSEHSPLMAEVADEIQNMGLLEGVAHTVSTSRYPCIEQGIRYAAAREGADMLSFVARQKTYSDALFYTSVTARLIASSRIPVLTCPEA; this is encoded by the coding sequence ATGGCTTCTTTACAAGTCTTTAATGTCCTGACTGACTTCTCGGTCACGTCCGCGAATGCACTGCAGTATGCGATGGTGTTGGCCAAGCACGTGAAGGCGCGCATTAACCTGATTCACGTAATCCCCAGCGCTGCGGAGCGAGGCGTTGGCAGCGTCTGGACCATGTCAACACCCGCCCCGACGCCTGCCCAAGCCACCGACATGCTCCAGATCCTGGCCCGCCAGGTTGAGCAGCAGGTGCCCTGTACTTACGAAGTGTTGTACGGGGCAGCGGCTCCTTCTTTGCCACAGCTGCTCGAGCACACCGGCAACAGCGTAACGGTGGTCGGCAACGCGTTTCCGCAGAAGCCGACTGCCGCTACTACCTCTTCCAGTGTGGCGCTGCACCTGATTCGGATGGTGCAACAACCGCTGCTGGTGGTGCCCCTGACCTACAGCTACCGCGGTTTGCCGCGCCGGGTGGTGCTCGACACCGACCGGCTTCCCGTGCGGCTGCCGCATTCGGCGCGGCTGGTGCCGGAGCTGCTCGCCCAGTTGGTGTCGAATAGCGAGCCAATGCTGCTCTCCGAAGCTCCCGGCGACGTCGATCAGCTGTTATCGCGGCTGATTCCGGCCGTCGTTGGCATCCATGTCTACACCAGCGAACACTCGCCCTTGATGGCCGAAGTAGCCGACGAAATCCAGAACATGGGCTTGCTTGAAGGCGTGGCCCACACGGTGTCTACCTCGCGCTATCCGTGCATTGAGCAAGGCATCCGGTACGCGGCGGCCCGCGAAGGCGCCGATATGCTGTCGTTTGTAGCCCGCCAAAAAACGTATTCGGACGCGCTGTTTTACACAAGCGTAACCGCCCGCCTCATTGCCAGCAGCCGCATTCCGGTGCTTACCTGCCCGGAGGCGTAG